A section of the Glandiceps talaboti chromosome 8, keGlaTala1.1, whole genome shotgun sequence genome encodes:
- the LOC144439456 gene encoding uncharacterized protein LOC144439456, with product MGTASSSSRSVDLTKLNKETSPESTKNKMQLTKKEGDPDSPISEAANNSVPDTTDAECDYSLIENDLEAITKIIDFLKAQTDYAIPEVIDEKFRRLSFFYDPVKEEEKTAQVANFLADHYPEIYVNVQHQLHSDYDIFNAKTRDELLGLLAAYLSTSVLWNTCDAAPKMCREVGKAGIIGLIIEDLKELKDYAVAVVRHQYKDLYLRSLLATLHNIIRNCLDNRGYFRDAGAVPLLQHYLGMENILYRTYALLTLSYIVNEDENDKINTGTENLEFFVRLLKSAVEAENHRSTEHSSFHVTELMAGMIKLAVNDSNKVRFVDQGVLPHLVKLLQPNCTIKEQRLAATLLWTLAFYEDNKNKIRNEKRCIEGLERLQRSPDAGLSAACSGALWELKQKEEPDAKRTDVKGRGHVMISYNWDVQNRVIRLKDKLSAAGYNVWMDIEKMGGSTLEAMADAVQNADVVLICMAEKYKYSNPCRSEAEYTYKLHKDYIPIKVQPKYSPDGWLGILVGTKLYFDFSSEENLETNFPSLVRELGDRGRKSGPIVRSQEVDTHTAPSGAIPPSGTPSTRGSTESWDCGDVTVWLRNNELDHLVSKFKRYNGPKLLTLRKISVRAPEFFYGTLKKDFGLKDMYDIVIFTDALEKLI from the exons ATGGGCACTGCATCAAGTTCTAGTAGGTCGGTTGACCTTACGAAGCTGAACAAAGAAACGAGTCCTGaatcaacaaaaaataaaatgcagCTCACAAAGAAAGAAGGAGATCCAGACTCACCGATTTCTGAAGCGGCAAACAACAGCGTGCCAGATACTACAGACGCCGAATGTGACTACAGTCTGATTGAGAACGATCTAGAAGCCATCACTAAAATCATCGACTTCTTAAAAGCACAAACTGACTATGCAATCCCAGAAGTGATTGACGAAAAATTTAGGCGTTTGTCTTTTTTCTATGATCCGGTTAAAGAAGAAGAGAAGACGGCTCAAGTAGCAAACTTTTTAGCTGATCATTACCCCGAAATATATGTTAATGTTCAACATCAGCTTCACTCAGATTACGATATATTCAACGCGAAAACAAGAGATGAACTTCTTGGTTTGTTGGCCGCCTACCTCTCCACGTCAGTTTTGTGGAATACTTGCGATGCAGCTCCGAAAATGTGTAGAGAAGTCGGCAAGGCGGGAATTATCGGTCTTATTATTGAAGATTTGAAAGAATTGAAAGATTACGCCGTAGCGGTTGTCAGACACCAATACAAGGATTTATATTTGCGTAGTTTATTAGCCACACTGCACAACATTATCAGAAATTGCCTTGACAACCGAGGCTATTTTCGTGACGCAGGCGCAGTTCCCCTCTTACAACATTACCTTGGCATGGAGAACATCTTATATCGGACGTATGCGTTGTTGACTCTGTCTTATATTGTAAATGAGGacgaaaatgacaaaattaacACCGGTACGGAAAATTTAGAATTCTTCGTCAGGTTGTTGAAGTCGGCTGTTGAAGCAGAGAATCATAGGTCAACCGAACACAGCTCTTTTCACGTAACAGAACTTATGGCGGGAATGATAAAACTTGCCGTCAATGATTCAAATAAG GTGAGATTTGTAGACCAAGGTGTTCTTCCTCATTTGGTGAAACTTTTACAGCCAAACTGTACAATCAAAGAGCAGCGCCTAGCCGCTACATTGCTATGGACGCTGGCTTTTTATGAAGATAACAAGAATAAAATTCGAAACGAAAAGAGATGTATCGAAG GTCTTGAGAGGTTACAACGCTCACCTGACGCTGGGTTGAGTGCCGCGTGTTCTGGTGCATTGTGGGAACTAAAACAGAAAGAAGAACCCGATGCCAAGAGAACAGATGTCAAAGGTAGAGGTCACGTGATGATAAGTTACAATTGGGATGTTCAGAATCGAGTGATTAGATTGAAAGATAAGCTCTCAGCGGCCGGATATAACGTGTGGATGGATATTGAAAAGATGG GTGGTTCTACATTAGAAGCGATGGCTGACGCTGTACAAAATGCTGACGTAGTACTAATTTGCATGGCagagaaatataaatatagtaaTCCGTGTAGATCAG AGGCTGAATATACGTATAAACTACACAAAGATTACATCCCGATCAAGGTACAACCTAAATATTCACCCGATGGTTGGCTTGGTATATTAGTTGGAACAAAACTTTACTTTGACTTCAGTTCTGAGGAGAACCTGGAAACCAATTTCCCGAGTTTGGTCAGAGAGCTTGGCGATCGTGGAAGGAAGAGCGGACCGATAGTAAGGTCTCAAG AAGTAGACACTCATACTGCACCATCTGGTGCCATTCCGCCTAGCGGTACTCCATCAACACGAGGATCTACAGAATCGTGGGATTGTGGTGACGTCACCGTTTGGCTGAGAAACAACGAGTTGGATCACTTGGTTTCCAAGTTCAAACGGTACAACGGACCGAAACTGTTGACTCTTCGGAAGATATCGGTACGAGCGCCCGAGTTCTTCTACGGTACTCTAAAGAAAGATTTTGGTTTGAAGGACATGTATGACATCGTGATATTTACTGACGCTTTGGAGAAACTAATTTGA